The following proteins are encoded in a genomic region of Desulfovibrio sp. JC010:
- the lpxK gene encoding tetraacyldisaccharide 4'-kinase, whose product MSLLFKTQKILSPILAPISKGYGVVMSRRAEKYSSGEYERFRPECPCISVGNIGSGGSGKTPLADWLLKWAQREGLLTALLTRGYGAKPAQLPYLVNRFSPVQEAGDEPLMLANSNPQAKIVVDPVRKRSGAWVTQEFKPGLMLLDDGFQHMAVERDLDFVLLTPDDFSIGWDKVIPRGTWRESVQALQRADVFFVKSGPDGFRRMNWLIREKLSGLGKPVFQFELKAKGLKLLSGEERLDFGSDKYLLFAGIGKPEILRKDAGKYMGRAPEQFMIFKDHHGYTAQDVEMIRKKAAAAGAKRIICTPKDAIKLTKLGCDDFYVIDLEVEFKEAIFFDDTEDAPFDKWWNKQRLIDAFKK is encoded by the coding sequence ATGTCCCTGCTCTTCAAAACCCAGAAAATTTTAAGCCCCATCCTGGCTCCCATCTCAAAAGGCTACGGCGTTGTCATGTCCCGCCGTGCGGAGAAATATTCCAGTGGGGAGTATGAGCGGTTCCGGCCGGAATGCCCGTGTATTTCCGTGGGTAATATCGGTTCCGGGGGCAGCGGCAAGACGCCTCTGGCGGATTGGCTGCTCAAGTGGGCGCAGCGTGAGGGATTGTTGACAGCACTCTTAACCCGTGGTTATGGGGCCAAGCCCGCGCAGTTGCCGTATCTGGTGAATCGGTTCAGTCCGGTGCAAGAGGCCGGGGATGAACCGCTTATGCTGGCGAACTCCAATCCACAGGCGAAGATTGTGGTTGATCCGGTGCGCAAGCGGTCCGGGGCGTGGGTAACTCAGGAATTTAAGCCGGGCCTGATGCTGCTTGATGACGGATTCCAGCACATGGCCGTGGAGCGCGATCTGGATTTTGTGCTGCTTACTCCTGATGATTTCAGCATAGGCTGGGATAAGGTTATTCCCCGTGGCACGTGGCGGGAAAGTGTGCAGGCCCTGCAACGGGCGGATGTTTTTTTTGTGAAGAGCGGGCCGGACGGTTTCAGGCGGATGAACTGGCTGATAAGAGAAAAGTTATCAGGATTAGGCAAGCCTGTTTTCCAGTTTGAGCTGAAAGCCAAAGGGTTGAAACTTCTTAGCGGGGAAGAGCGGCTTGATTTCGGCAGTGATAAATATCTGCTCTTTGCCGGGATCGGCAAACCGGAAATCCTGCGCAAGGACGCAGGAAAATATATGGGCCGTGCGCCAGAACAATTCATGATTTTCAAGGATCACCACGGGTACACAGCGCAGGACGTGGAAATGATCCGCAAAAAAGCAGCGGCAGCGGGTGCAAAACGAATTATCTGTACCCCCAAGGACGCAATCAAATTAACTAAATTAGGCTGTGATGATTTTTACGTAATTGACCTTGAAGTAGAATTTAAAGAAGCCATATTTTTTGACGACACAGAAGATGCTCCCTTCGATAAGTGGTGGAATAAACAAAGATTAATAGACGCATTTAAAAAGTAA
- the rnr gene encoding ribonuclease R: MGKKRKSKNPGMIKPFEAMNVFKKSRKPLSVGELEKRLGLTKRHRKFVKNILKDLVREGKIIKIGSAYGVVEKMNLITGKLQVQRSGAAFLLPDDKNRKDIYIHTKNMRDAWHGDRVTVAITGSHWGGKREEGRVVRVLERGKQVFPVRVIRPMGGTALLCHPTDPRLDFGIVVEPDEAVVDEPVTNETGLDDNGKNVYPAEPAETEVDFSRVQRGDILLVAPGEQINHSLWEGRILKMLGEEDDVLVQEAIVKANHGIPTAFPGKVLAVADALPDEPTEEDFTDREDMRDIPFVTIDGATAKDFDDAVFVEKIESGYRLRVAIADVSHYVAMESPLDREALKRGNSYYFPKSVEPMFPEALSNGLCSLNPHVNRLAMTATIEFDKSGAPVKSSFAPAVIKSHARLTYDQVYKGVLQGDLEEQKSFGDLLPMLQLCEELARKINKRRKERGSLEFDLPEPGVIFDDRGRTVDIQPRSRNFAHQIIEEFMIAANEAVAEFLTEKEIGCLYRIHPGPDEEKLTNLFKVLRKIGVSKQMPDPITPQSLQQVVKDSEGTDQEYIVSRLLLRSMKQAKYEPDNEGHFGLASECYCHFTSPIRRYADLVVHRLLKVALGDGHQAIPGQKQLGRIGSSISGTERTAMEAEREILKRLTIIFLKDKVGEEFTGVISSIAEFGFWVEFQEVMAEGMVRLSSLGDDYYTFWSDRQMIVGERTGHAFRLGQKITVRLDSVSLELLEANLSLVSGAEDYKKFV, encoded by the coding sequence ATGGGAAAGAAAAGAAAATCGAAGAATCCCGGTATGATCAAGCCTTTTGAGGCCATGAATGTTTTCAAGAAAAGCCGCAAACCTTTATCCGTGGGCGAGCTGGAAAAGAGACTCGGCCTGACCAAGCGGCACCGTAAATTCGTTAAAAATATACTCAAAGACCTTGTCCGCGAAGGCAAGATCATCAAGATCGGCAGTGCTTACGGCGTAGTGGAAAAAATGAACCTGATTACCGGAAAGCTGCAGGTCCAGCGTTCGGGCGCGGCATTTTTGTTGCCGGACGATAAGAACCGCAAAGATATTTATATCCATACCAAAAATATGCGTGACGCATGGCATGGAGATAGAGTTACCGTGGCCATCACCGGATCGCACTGGGGCGGCAAACGCGAAGAAGGCCGTGTGGTGCGGGTTCTTGAACGTGGCAAACAGGTATTCCCGGTACGGGTGATCCGGCCCATGGGCGGGACCGCGCTGCTTTGTCATCCCACTGATCCGCGTCTTGATTTCGGAATTGTGGTGGAACCTGATGAAGCGGTCGTTGACGAGCCAGTGACGAATGAAACCGGACTCGATGATAACGGTAAAAATGTTTATCCGGCTGAACCAGCGGAGACGGAAGTTGATTTCTCCCGCGTGCAAAGGGGCGACATCCTGCTGGTGGCACCGGGAGAACAGATTAACCATTCGCTCTGGGAAGGGCGTATTCTGAAAATGCTGGGCGAAGAAGATGATGTTCTTGTGCAGGAGGCAATCGTCAAGGCCAATCATGGAATTCCGACTGCTTTTCCGGGCAAGGTGCTGGCGGTGGCGGATGCCCTGCCTGATGAGCCCACCGAAGAGGATTTCACGGATCGTGAAGACATGCGTGATATTCCGTTTGTGACCATCGACGGCGCGACAGCCAAGGATTTTGACGATGCTGTTTTTGTGGAAAAGATTGAGAGCGGTTACCGGCTGCGGGTGGCAATTGCCGATGTGAGTCATTATGTGGCTATGGAATCCCCGCTGGATCGTGAAGCCTTGAAACGCGGTAACTCCTATTATTTCCCCAAGTCGGTGGAGCCCATGTTCCCGGAAGCTCTCAGTAACGGGCTGTGCAGCCTGAATCCGCATGTGAACCGTCTGGCCATGACCGCGACCATTGAGTTTGATAAGTCCGGCGCACCTGTAAAATCTTCCTTTGCCCCGGCGGTGATTAAAAGCCACGCCCGCCTGACTTACGATCAGGTTTATAAAGGTGTGCTGCAGGGTGATCTGGAAGAGCAGAAAAGCTTCGGTGACCTGCTGCCCATGCTGCAGCTTTGCGAAGAGTTGGCCCGTAAGATTAACAAGCGGCGCAAGGAGCGGGGCAGTCTCGAGTTTGATCTGCCGGAACCGGGCGTTATCTTTGATGACCGGGGCCGCACTGTGGATATCCAGCCGCGCAGCCGCAATTTCGCCCACCAGATCATTGAGGAATTTATGATCGCCGCTAACGAGGCGGTTGCTGAATTTTTAACCGAAAAAGAGATCGGCTGCCTGTACCGTATCCACCCCGGACCGGATGAGGAAAAGCTGACCAACCTCTTCAAGGTGTTGCGCAAGATCGGGGTAAGCAAGCAGATGCCCGACCCGATAACTCCGCAGTCTTTGCAGCAGGTGGTCAAGGATTCAGAAGGTACGGATCAGGAATATATTGTCAGCAGACTGCTGCTGCGTTCCATGAAACAGGCCAAATATGAGCCGGATAATGAAGGCCATTTCGGGCTGGCTTCCGAATGTTACTGCCATTTCACCTCGCCCATCAGACGTTATGCGGACCTTGTTGTGCACAGGCTGCTCAAGGTGGCGCTGGGCGATGGACATCAGGCCATTCCGGGCCAGAAACAGCTGGGCCGTATCGGCAGTTCCATCAGCGGAACCGAGCGTACAGCCATGGAAGCGGAGCGTGAGATTCTGAAGCGGCTGACCATTATCTTTCTTAAGGATAAGGTCGGCGAGGAATTTACCGGAGTGATTTCGTCCATTGCGGAGTTCGGTTTCTGGGTGGAGTTTCAGGAAGTCATGGCCGAAGGCATGGTCCGGCTTTCCTCGCTGGGTGATGATTACTACACCTTCTGGTCTGATCGGCAGATGATTGTGGGTGAGCGCACCGGACATGCCTTCCGCTTGGGTCAGAAAATAACCGTGCGGCTGGATTCGGTCAGCCTTGAACTGCTGGAGGCGAACCTTTCGCTGGTCTCCGGAGCTGAGGATTACAAGAAGTTTGTTTAA
- a CDS encoding helix-turn-helix transcriptional regulator: MQAKDFDSFFERLKEQTDISTQAQLARELGVGRAAVSLVKKKGAVPPRWILELSVRYNLDSTWLESGVGSPRAEVNAAEFADEFARIPKVAARLSAGGGSFETGGEIEGFYAFRKDWIGSKGNPTDMVLMEVYGNSMEPELKEGDIVLLDQSRKDILAGGIYAVGVEDTVMVKRVEKRPGQVVLHSDNKDYTPIHLGGDELENVRVLGQVVWVSREYH; the protein is encoded by the coding sequence ATGCAAGCTAAAGATTTTGATTCCTTTTTTGAAAGATTGAAAGAGCAGACCGATATTTCCACGCAGGCCCAATTGGCGCGGGAGCTGGGAGTCGGCAGGGCGGCGGTTTCCCTTGTTAAGAAGAAAGGGGCGGTTCCCCCGCGTTGGATTCTGGAACTCTCAGTGCGCTATAATCTCGATTCCACATGGCTTGAGTCCGGTGTCGGTTCTCCGCGTGCAGAAGTTAATGCCGCTGAATTTGCTGATGAGTTCGCGCGTATTCCCAAGGTTGCGGCCCGTCTTTCCGCGGGGGGCGGCTCTTTTGAAACCGGAGGAGAAATCGAAGGTTTCTATGCCTTTCGCAAGGACTGGATCGGCAGCAAAGGTAATCCCACTGATATGGTGCTGATGGAAGTTTATGGCAACAGCATGGAGCCGGAATTGAAAGAAGGTGATATTGTTTTGCTGGATCAGTCGCGCAAGGATATTCTCGCCGGAGGAATCTACGCTGTGGGCGTGGAGGATACGGTCATGGTTAAGAGGGTGGAAAAACGTCCGGGGCAGGTGGTGCTGCATAGTGACAACAAGGATTATACTCCTATCCATCTCGGCGGCGACGAACTGGAAAACGTGCGTGTGCTGGGGCAGGTGGTCTGGGTTTCGCGTGAATACCACTAA
- a CDS encoding UPF0489 family protein, with the protein MGEWIVDFQGRNHSTAIKLNFLWQQDNIFIMDNHRAALWCWLKSLKRGEKLNLFHVDRHFDALFSAQDYSHFPHESFENFSISEYLECGYDNEFFAVTPLFRWDNYLGLFIEKYGERIENWAFATHGKGSAPQSIRYAAYEPWEFPAALGELNGNWIFNLDLDYFFGRMAGNKMGRLFTDTYIRDWGVELRKALDGGVIKVLTVSLSPECAAGWEGAEAALTVLNEGLGIDFFLPE; encoded by the coding sequence ATGGGTGAATGGATAGTTGATTTTCAGGGGCGTAACCACTCCACAGCCATTAAGCTGAATTTTTTGTGGCAGCAGGATAATATTTTCATCATGGATAACCACCGTGCCGCGTTGTGGTGCTGGCTGAAAAGTCTGAAGCGTGGTGAAAAACTGAACTTATTTCATGTAGACCGCCACTTTGACGCCCTGTTTTCTGCACAGGATTATTCACATTTTCCCCATGAATCTTTTGAGAATTTCAGCATCAGCGAATATCTTGAATGCGGGTACGATAATGAATTCTTTGCTGTAACTCCGCTGTTCCGCTGGGATAATTATCTGGGGTTATTTATTGAGAAATACGGCGAGCGGATAGAAAACTGGGCATTTGCCACCCACGGCAAGGGTTCCGCCCCGCAGTCCATCCGTTATGCAGCGTATGAGCCATGGGAATTTCCTGCTGCTCTGGGCGAATTGAATGGGAATTGGATTTTCAATCTTGACCTGGATTATTTTTTCGGGCGTATGGCTGGCAATAAAATGGGCCGTCTTTTTACTGATACTTATATCAGGGATTGGGGCGTTGAATTGCGTAAGGCTCTTGATGGCGGGGTGATCAAAGTCCTGACCGTGAGCTTAAGCCCGGAGTGCGCTGCCGGATGGGAAGGGGCGGAAGCAGCCCTTACCGTATTGAACGAAGGCTTGGGTATTGATTTTTTCCTGCCGGAATAG
- a CDS encoding substrate-binding periplasmic protein, translated as MMDDFNEQYPEYEFEYKCLPRARISKLLSSGKADAFALTDPIFISSDAKSQYSASLPMWTIGDHLLVRRDSPITKTDLNYLYGRTITVLHGNSFGPLDTYFEKGLINKHPVYSTKQMLTLLLKKRVDAAICNKTTLPGLVKQSGHSMDDFKILETPLYTFRLHLLVNRKKSTFLHDFNEFLKNNPLPELQEGG; from the coding sequence ATGATGGATGATTTTAATGAACAGTATCCGGAATATGAATTTGAATACAAATGCCTGCCCAGAGCCAGAATCAGCAAGTTGTTGAGCAGTGGTAAAGCTGATGCCTTTGCCCTGACTGATCCAATATTCATCAGCAGCGATGCCAAATCACAATACAGCGCGTCCCTTCCCATGTGGACTATTGGTGACCATCTTCTTGTGCGCAGGGATTCTCCTATCACCAAAACCGACCTGAACTATTTATACGGCAGGACCATAACCGTACTGCATGGCAATTCATTCGGACCGTTGGACACTTATTTCGAAAAAGGTCTTATAAACAAACACCCGGTATACTCCACAAAGCAGATGCTGACACTTCTCCTGAAAAAAAGAGTGGATGCGGCAATATGCAACAAAACCACCCTCCCCGGACTGGTAAAACAAAGCGGACATTCAATGGATGATTTCAAAATACTGGAAACCCCGCTCTACACTTTTAGGCTGCACCTGCTGGTCAACCGTAAAAAATCAACCTTTCTGCACGATTTCAACGAATTCTTAAAAAACAACCCCCTCCCTGAATTACAGGAAGGGGGATAG
- a CDS encoding endonuclease/exonuclease/phosphatase family protein, whose amino-acid sequence MYTIFKFFTAVFLFLIILAAGYFLIKWFTAPPYRIGELERGEVLRFNEAGSAQGAEENSLRVLSYNIGFGAGSVQHTLADEHPESFYTANLDKFIDLVRKERANIVLLQEVDLDSKRSWYMNQLEYIMERLGWGYAAPVVDWDMFFPLRKERKITKATVVISKFPIVANEYTRTSCKPNFENMLLNVFYYPLLWESTMQRVGVEVGDKRLDVYNVHLCVWNREARVAQARYLTDWVNRESAGVGYLIGGDFNFQAYIRGTPLPEDDLAKPPFINEFRERLQGCGEILSSSGDSADVIHKNYTFDERKHRYDFLFYSSGLVRKEGEVVRSIDASDHFPVFGEFRLLR is encoded by the coding sequence ATGTATACCATTTTTAAATTTTTTACAGCTGTTTTTTTATTCCTTATTATTCTGGCGGCGGGGTATTTTCTGATCAAATGGTTTACTGCACCGCCCTACCGGATTGGTGAGTTGGAAAGGGGGGAAGTCTTACGGTTCAACGAGGCGGGCAGTGCACAGGGGGCAGAAGAGAACTCCCTGCGGGTGCTCAGTTATAATATCGGATTCGGAGCAGGGTCTGTGCAGCATACTTTGGCCGATGAACACCCGGAATCATTTTACACCGCCAATCTGGATAAATTCATTGATCTGGTCAGGAAAGAGCGTGCCAATATCGTGCTGCTGCAGGAGGTTGATCTTGATTCAAAACGTTCCTGGTACATGAATCAGCTTGAGTATATTATGGAAAGACTGGGCTGGGGCTACGCCGCTCCCGTAGTGGATTGGGATATGTTTTTCCCGTTACGAAAGGAGCGCAAAATAACCAAAGCCACGGTGGTTATTTCAAAATTCCCCATTGTTGCCAATGAGTACACCCGGACTTCCTGTAAGCCGAATTTTGAAAATATGCTTTTGAATGTATTTTATTATCCTTTGCTCTGGGAATCCACCATGCAGCGGGTAGGGGTTGAGGTCGGCGATAAGCGTTTGGATGTATACAATGTGCATCTCTGTGTCTGGAACAGGGAAGCCCGCGTGGCGCAGGCCCGTTATCTGACCGACTGGGTGAACAGGGAAAGTGCCGGTGTCGGGTATTTGATCGGCGGGGATTTTAATTTTCAGGCCTACATCAGGGGAACCCCGCTTCCTGAAGATGATCTGGCTAAGCCTCCATTCATAAACGAATTCCGGGAGCGTTTGCAGGGATGTGGAGAAATCCTGAGCAGTTCCGGTGATTCCGCAGATGTCATTCATAAAAACTATACTTTTGATGAACGCAAGCATCGGTATGACTTCCTTTTTTATTCTTCCGGTCTGGTCCGGAAAGAGGGTGAAGTTGTTCGCAGTATTGATGCTTCCGACCATTTTCCGGTGTTCGGTGAGTTTCGATTGTTAAGGTAA
- a CDS encoding ABC transporter substrate-binding protein, protein MKRKSSYFAVFSLLVSFAYCALVSEAQAKDVFIVHSYTLDNICGEPQHQGVLESLTEAGFVEGENLTVHKYAMKTKKVNNTPELIDKQAEIVLEKVKSVKPDVLVLLDDNAFRTVGLKLVDTDIDIVFCGMNGQPEDYDRKVKWMDSRAEPGHNITGVYEKLHFIDACRVQKKILPGLEKMLVVSDKSPTGKAVLKQVNKEIIESGSGLGIEFETRIASSWEEYTAILKQACADSSIGTIYPAATLLTDSKGKSRSTSEIIEWTVANCLKPGISINYSFARLGMLGGAGVDFIAMGRQAGEMVVLIMKGTSPGDIPVEEAERYALVFNLKRARKLGMEIPTDILMAADVVYK, encoded by the coding sequence ATGAAAAGAAAAAGCAGTTACTTTGCCGTATTCAGTCTATTAGTCAGCTTTGCGTATTGTGCTTTGGTTTCAGAGGCACAGGCAAAGGATGTTTTTATTGTCCACAGCTACACACTGGATAACATCTGTGGTGAACCGCAGCATCAGGGTGTTCTGGAAAGTCTGACCGAAGCCGGGTTTGTGGAGGGGGAGAATCTGACTGTGCATAAATATGCCATGAAGACAAAAAAAGTGAATAACACCCCGGAGCTGATAGATAAACAGGCTGAAATAGTTCTTGAAAAAGTGAAATCCGTGAAACCGGATGTTCTGGTTCTGCTGGACGACAATGCATTTAGAACTGTGGGCCTTAAACTCGTTGATACGGATATTGATATTGTTTTTTGCGGAATGAATGGGCAGCCTGAAGATTATGATCGCAAAGTAAAATGGATGGATTCACGCGCTGAACCGGGCCATAATATTACCGGTGTATATGAGAAACTTCATTTCATCGATGCCTGCCGGGTGCAGAAGAAGATCCTTCCGGGATTGGAAAAGATGCTTGTTGTTTCCGATAAATCCCCCACGGGCAAGGCGGTTCTCAAGCAGGTTAACAAAGAGATTATCGAGTCCGGAAGCGGGCTGGGAATTGAGTTTGAAACCCGCATAGCCTCTTCATGGGAAGAGTACACAGCTATTTTGAAGCAGGCTTGTGCCGATTCTTCAATAGGTACTATTTATCCGGCTGCAACTCTGCTTACGGACAGTAAGGGGAAAAGCCGCTCAACTTCTGAAATCATAGAATGGACCGTTGCAAATTGTCTCAAACCGGGAATTTCCATTAACTATTCTTTTGCCCGGCTGGGAATGCTGGGCGGGGCCGGGGTTGATTTCATTGCCATGGGCAGGCAGGCCGGAGAAATGGTTGTTTTGATAATGAAAGGAACTTCCCCCGGTGATATTCCGGTTGAAGAGGCCGAGCGTTACGCGCTGGTTTTTAATCTGAAACGGGCCAGGAAGCTGGGAATGGAGATTCCTACGGATATATTGATGGCTGCTGACGTTGTTTACAAATAG
- a CDS encoding response regulator: MKNTTSYKLSSLVAAAICGMAIVTALAMGGVFSYSYFSTLQDEFHDRVRAEGQEVSLELYSFLHRAMARLGELSKDNSIRVAMMMGVDYPLSEKLSEYDQAPLGIDFFVLRKDDGRIFASSAKPFNEGVVHNALLTAPHRCSFCRIGQGGFITVFSLPIRSRSEVVGSAACLVDFSRSELQSALRSSDLSRMVLFDKGSAYDLISGEHLPLSLSDPVGEDDLVKVTYGDDRKGVLYRSTLVPGLAYLVSYDSLSESLQRSFWLLFPLFGLVIGLCILVSLYLSNILTRPLSSITASAGDISSGHGEDLPDRESLITEINALGKALSSMLQSLRKTKGLEQYQFYFDNVDDLVCITDMDGFFLKINSRGTDFLGYGYDEFLKKTVFELVPSYERETLRSIMNGIFAENGSRQFECPVISKSGEIVYTDVRSRRITYQGQDVLLSVVRDVTDRKRDEEELQRYAAELLKAKEVEERNSAHMADTLKKLEEAMARAEVANRTKGEFLAQMSHEIRTPMNSILGMADMLSDTSLTTEQKSYVSIFRDSGKALMNLINDILDLSKIESGKLTLEETEFNIDELADEVAGIMSVSAWKKGLIFACHVDPLCADRFRGDPTRIMQILVNLLSNAIKFTDSGSVLLDISSNSAPDGQAVLNMVVSDSGIGISEEKLKVIFENFVQADSSTTRKYGGTGLGLSITRNLVEMMEGKISVRNLPSGGAEFRAEIKVGHVDSLEADTARVREAMQDREVLVIDERPLVRSYICKCLNEWGASCLQAGDLNFACVQSGSCRNNAELVIVSDRLGEEDGLSEVEGIKARLNTESPVLCTLSSSPGESSNCPEIDLLFGVKGSVRWPVTRGGLLKAMLDIYGRSVSPAEDGDEAVELKPLRILVAEDSENNRMLFDFFLKDTPFRLRYADDGHEAVQIYRENNFDMVLMDIQMPGKDGLEATREIRAYEAENGYPATPVVALTANDGEKDRKLCLEAGCSGFLSKPIKKITLIKGILKYSQ, from the coding sequence ATGAAGAACACAACTTCTTACAAACTTTCCTCCTTGGTGGCTGCTGCTATCTGCGGCATGGCCATTGTTACTGCTTTGGCCATGGGCGGGGTCTTTTCCTACAGCTATTTCAGCACTCTTCAGGATGAGTTTCATGACCGGGTCCGTGCCGAAGGACAGGAGGTAAGTCTTGAACTCTACAGTTTTCTGCACCGGGCCATGGCTCGTCTTGGCGAATTGAGCAAAGATAACTCTATCCGGGTGGCCATGATGATGGGGGTGGATTATCCCCTTTCCGAAAAATTGTCCGAGTATGATCAAGCCCCGCTGGGAATTGATTTTTTTGTCCTGCGTAAGGACGATGGCAGGATTTTTGCCTCCTCCGCAAAGCCTTTCAATGAGGGGGTCGTTCATAATGCTCTTCTCACCGCACCGCATCGCTGTTCGTTCTGCCGCATAGGTCAGGGCGGTTTTATAACTGTTTTTTCCCTGCCTATCCGCAGTCGGTCGGAAGTGGTGGGCAGTGCCGCCTGTCTGGTTGATTTTTCCCGTTCGGAGTTGCAGTCAGCACTTCGAAGTTCCGACCTTAGCAGGATGGTGCTTTTTGATAAGGGGAGCGCGTACGATCTTATAAGCGGTGAACATCTGCCGCTATCACTTAGCGATCCTGTCGGAGAAGATGATCTGGTTAAAGTTACCTATGGTGATGACCGGAAAGGTGTTCTTTACCGCAGCACACTGGTGCCGGGGCTGGCTTATCTGGTTTCTTATGACAGCCTTAGCGAGTCATTGCAGCGTTCATTCTGGCTGCTTTTTCCCCTTTTCGGGTTGGTAATAGGGCTGTGTATTCTTGTCTCCCTTTATCTGAGCAATATTCTGACCCGCCCCTTGAGCAGCATAACCGCTTCCGCGGGAGATATATCCAGCGGCCACGGAGAAGATCTCCCTGACCGGGAAAGCCTGATTACCGAGATCAACGCTTTGGGCAAGGCTCTTTCTTCCATGCTGCAAAGTCTTCGCAAGACTAAAGGTTTGGAGCAATATCAGTTCTATTTTGATAATGTTGACGATCTTGTCTGCATTACCGATATGGACGGTTTTTTCCTGAAGATCAACAGCAGGGGAACGGATTTTCTGGGCTACGGTTATGATGAGTTCCTGAAGAAAACTGTTTTCGAGCTTGTTCCTTCCTATGAGCGGGAAACTCTGCGCAGCATCATGAATGGAATTTTTGCAGAGAACGGTTCCCGGCAGTTTGAGTGTCCTGTAATCTCCAAATCAGGTGAGATTGTCTACACGGATGTGCGTTCACGCAGGATCACCTATCAGGGGCAGGATGTGCTGCTGAGCGTGGTTCGCGATGTAACTGACCGCAAAAGGGACGAAGAAGAGTTGCAGCGCTATGCCGCAGAGCTTCTCAAGGCCAAAGAGGTGGAGGAGAGAAACTCCGCCCACATGGCGGACACGTTGAAAAAACTTGAGGAAGCCATGGCCCGTGCTGAAGTGGCCAACCGGACCAAGGGCGAATTCCTGGCCCAGATGAGTCATGAAATCCGTACTCCCATGAATTCTATTCTGGGTATGGCCGATATGCTCTCAGATACCAGCCTGACCACGGAACAGAAAAGTTATGTTTCTATTTTCAGGGATTCCGGCAAGGCCTTGATGAACCTGATCAACGATATTCTGGATCTTTCCAAGATTGAGTCCGGCAAGCTGACCCTTGAAGAGACGGAATTCAATATCGATGAGCTGGCTGATGAAGTTGCCGGGATCATGTCCGTGAGTGCCTGGAAAAAGGGGCTTATATTTGCCTGCCATGTTGATCCGCTCTGCGCTGACCGTTTTCGCGGTGATCCCACCAGAATTATGCAGATTCTGGTCAACCTGCTCAGTAATGCCATAAAATTTACTGATTCCGGCAGCGTATTGCTCGATATTTCGAGTAATTCCGCTCCGGATGGGCAGGCTGTGCTGAATATGGTTGTCAGTGACAGCGGTATCGGTATTTCCGAAGAAAAGTTGAAAGTTATTTTTGAGAATTTTGTACAGGCCGATTCTTCGACCACCAGAAAATACGGCGGCACCGGACTCGGGCTTTCCATTACGCGTAATCTTGTGGAAATGATGGAAGGGAAGATCAGCGTGCGCAACCTGCCCTCCGGCGGTGCGGAATTCCGGGCCGAAATCAAGGTTGGACATGTTGATTCTCTGGAAGCTGACACCGCAAGGGTGAGGGAAGCCATGCAGGACCGCGAGGTGCTGGTTATTGATGAGCGACCGCTGGTCAGGAGCTATATCTGCAAATGTCTCAACGAATGGGGAGCCAGCTGCCTGCAAGCCGGGGATTTGAATTTTGCCTGCGTGCAGAGTGGGTCCTGCCGCAATAATGCCGAACTGGTAATTGTTTCGGACAGGCTCGGGGAAGAGGACGGGTTAAGTGAAGTGGAAGGTATCAAAGCGCGTTTGAATACAGAAAGCCCCGTTCTTTGCACTCTTTCGTCTTCTCCGGGGGAGAGCAGCAACTGTCCTGAAATCGATCTGCTTTTCGGTGTTAAGGGCAGTGTGCGCTGGCCGGTTACCCGCGGCGGGCTGCTTAAGGCTATGCTTGATATCTATGGCAGGAGCGTCAGTCCGGCAGAAGACGGGGATGAGGCTGTCGAACTCAAACCGTTGCGTATCCTTGTGGCCGAAGATTCAGAAAACAACCGTATGCTTTTTGACTTTTTCCTGAAAGATACTCCCTTCAGGCTGCGCTACGCCGATGACGGCCATGAGGCCGTGCAGATTTATCGTGAGAATAATTTTGATATGGTATTGATGGACATTCAGATGCCCGGAAAGGACGGTCTGGAAGCTACCCGTGAAATAAGGGCTTATGAAGCGGAGAACGGCTACCCTGCCACTCCGGTAGTGGCCCTGACCGCCAATGACGGAGAGAAAGATAGAAAGCTTTGTCTTGAGGCCGGTTGCAGCGGTTTTTTGAGCAAGCCGATTAAAAAAATTACCCTGATAAAAGGAATTCTCAAGTACAGCCAGTAG